The proteins below come from a single Serratia fonticola genomic window:
- the sufB gene encoding Fe-S cluster assembly protein SufB, whose amino-acid sequence MTRSNVETAKDVPAWVSEGRYKEGFFTQLATDELAKGINEEVVRAISAKRNEPEWMLEFRLEAYRAWLQMEEPHWLKANYDKLNYQDYSYYSAPSCGSCDDACGSQPGAEQQPGASTENGYLTSEVELAFNQLGVPVREGSEVAVDAIFDSVSVATTYREKLAESGVIFCSFGEAIHDHPDLVRKYLGRVVPHNDNFFAALNAAVASDGTFVYVPKGVRCPMELSTYFRINAAKTGQFERTILIADEGSYVSYIEGCSAPVRDSYQLHAAVVEVILHKDAEVKYSTVQNWFSGGGESKGGILNFVTKRALCEGSGSKMSWTQSETGSAITWKYPSVILQGDNSIGEFFSVALTSGYQQADTGTKMIHIGKNTKSTIIAKGISAGHSQNTYRGLVKILPGAENARNFTQCDSMLIGPNSGAHTFPYVETRNNSAQLEHEATTSKIGDDQLFYCLQRGISEDNAISMIVNGFCKDVFSELPLEFAVEAQKLLAISLEHSVG is encoded by the coding sequence ATGACACGAAGCAACGTAGAAACAGCGAAAGATGTACCGGCTTGGGTCAGCGAAGGTCGCTACAAGGAAGGATTCTTTACCCAACTGGCCACCGATGAGTTGGCCAAAGGTATCAACGAAGAGGTGGTACGCGCCATCTCGGCCAAGCGTAACGAACCCGAGTGGATGCTGGAATTCCGCCTGGAGGCTTACCGTGCCTGGCTGCAAATGGAAGAGCCACACTGGCTGAAAGCTAACTATGACAAGCTGAACTATCAGGATTACAGCTACTATTCAGCGCCGTCCTGCGGCAGCTGTGATGACGCCTGCGGTTCTCAGCCTGGGGCGGAGCAGCAGCCTGGCGCCAGTACGGAAAACGGCTACCTGACCAGCGAAGTTGAACTGGCGTTTAATCAACTGGGTGTACCGGTGCGTGAAGGTAGTGAAGTGGCGGTAGATGCCATTTTCGACTCGGTTTCTGTCGCGACCACTTACCGTGAAAAGCTGGCGGAGAGCGGGGTGATCTTCTGCTCGTTCGGTGAGGCCATTCACGACCATCCAGACTTAGTCCGTAAGTATCTGGGCCGAGTGGTGCCGCATAACGACAACTTCTTTGCCGCACTCAACGCTGCGGTGGCTTCCGACGGCACCTTCGTCTACGTGCCGAAGGGCGTACGCTGCCCAATGGAGCTTTCCACCTATTTCCGCATTAACGCCGCGAAAACCGGTCAGTTTGAACGCACCATTCTGATTGCCGATGAAGGCAGCTATGTCAGCTACATTGAAGGCTGCTCAGCGCCGGTACGCGACAGCTATCAACTGCATGCGGCGGTAGTAGAAGTGATCCTGCATAAAGACGCCGAAGTGAAGTATTCCACGGTGCAAAACTGGTTCTCCGGCGGCGGCGAAAGCAAGGGCGGCATTCTTAACTTCGTCACCAAGCGTGCGCTGTGTGAGGGCTCAGGGTCCAAAATGTCCTGGACACAGTCTGAAACCGGCTCGGCTATCACCTGGAAATACCCAAGCGTGATCTTGCAGGGCGACAACTCGATCGGTGAGTTTTTCTCGGTGGCGCTGACCAGCGGCTACCAACAGGCGGATACCGGCACCAAGATGATCCACATTGGTAAAAACACCAAGTCGACCATTATTGCCAAAGGGATCTCCGCTGGGCATAGCCAAAATACCTATCGTGGGCTGGTGAAGATCCTGCCCGGGGCGGAAAACGCCCGTAACTTTACCCAGTGCGACTCGATGCTGATCGGGCCCAATAGCGGGGCGCATACCTTCCCCTATGTGGAAACGCGCAATAACAGCGCCCAGCTTGAGCATGAGGCTACCACCTCGAAGATTGGTGACGACCAACTGTTCTACTGCCTGCAACGGGGCATCAGCGAAGATAACGCCATCTCGATGATCGTCAATGGTTTCTGTAAAGACGTGTTCTCCGAGCTGCCGCTGGAGTTTGCCGTAGAGGCACAGAAGTTACTGGCTATCAGCCTGGAACACAGCGTCGGTTAA
- the ydiK gene encoding AI-2E family transporter YdiK: MTQPQRRYDLPTIIFGVLFIAIMIVASFWVIQPFILGFAWASMVVIATWPVLIKLQNLLWGRRSLAVVAMTILLLLLFVLPIALLISSLVDNSAPVVAWVNSPGQLHVPQLEWLRSIPVIGHKVYNSYHLLVNTGGNALVAKIQPYFGQTATWFVTQAAHIGRFLIHCSLMLLFSALLYARGEQVGMAIRHFAVRLASTRGDAAVLLAGQAIRAVALGVVVTALVQSILGGIGLAISGIPAATLLTVVMFIFCLAQLGPLLVLIPAIIWLYWTGDTTWGTVLLVWSCVVGTLDNFLRPALIRMGADLPLILILSGVIGGLLAFGMIGLFIGPVVLAVSYRLVSAWVNEAPEPTADLEEVAKDLEQL, encoded by the coding sequence ATGACACAACCGCAACGCCGCTACGATTTACCGACGATAATTTTTGGTGTGCTGTTTATCGCCATTATGATCGTCGCCAGTTTTTGGGTCATTCAACCCTTTATTCTGGGATTTGCCTGGGCATCGATGGTGGTGATCGCCACCTGGCCGGTACTGATTAAGCTACAAAACCTGCTGTGGGGCCGCCGGTCGCTGGCCGTGGTGGCGATGACTATCCTGCTGCTCTTGCTGTTTGTGCTGCCTATTGCCCTGCTGATCAGCAGTTTGGTGGATAACAGCGCGCCAGTCGTGGCTTGGGTGAACTCACCGGGGCAGCTCCATGTTCCACAGTTGGAGTGGCTGCGCTCCATTCCGGTGATCGGGCACAAAGTCTATAACAGCTATCATCTGTTGGTGAACACCGGTGGTAACGCCCTGGTGGCCAAAATTCAACCTTACTTTGGCCAGACGGCCACCTGGTTTGTCACCCAGGCGGCGCATATTGGCCGTTTCCTGATCCATTGTTCGCTGATGTTATTGTTCAGTGCCCTGCTGTACGCCCGCGGTGAACAGGTTGGCATGGCGATCCGCCATTTTGCCGTGCGCCTTGCTTCCACTCGGGGCGATGCGGCCGTGTTACTGGCCGGGCAAGCGATCCGTGCCGTTGCATTGGGCGTGGTGGTGACAGCATTGGTGCAGTCGATCCTGGGCGGTATTGGGTTGGCCATTTCTGGCATTCCAGCGGCCACCTTGCTGACCGTAGTGATGTTCATCTTTTGCCTCGCCCAACTGGGGCCATTGTTGGTCTTGATCCCGGCCATCATCTGGCTGTACTGGACCGGTGACACCACCTGGGGCACCGTGCTATTGGTGTGGAGCTGCGTGGTCGGAACGCTGGATAACTTCCTGCGCCCGGCGCTAATCCGCATGGGTGCCGACTTGCCGTTGATTCTGATCTTGTCAGGCGTTATCGGTGGCCTGCTGGCCTTCGGGATGATTGGCCTGTTTATCGGCCCAGTCGTGCTGGCGGTCTCTTATCGGTTGGTTAGCGCCTGGGTGAACGAAGCTCCAGAGCCCACCGCCGATCTGGAAGAAGTCGCCAAAGATTTAGAACAGTTGTGA
- the menI gene encoding 1,4-dihydroxy-2-naphthoyl-CoA hydrolase, which yields MKLWKRETTLEQLNQSGEGCMVAHVGIQFTRLEDDYLEAVMPVDHRTTQPFGLLHGGASVVLAESMGSMAGYLCTEGEQKVVGLEINANHLRAVFKGQVRGVCRALHAGRRNQVWQIEIFDDRDRLCCTSRLTTAVLE from the coding sequence GTGAAGCTGTGGAAACGTGAAACAACGCTGGAACAACTCAACCAAAGCGGCGAAGGATGTATGGTGGCCCATGTGGGCATTCAGTTTACCCGCTTGGAAGATGACTATTTAGAGGCGGTGATGCCCGTCGATCACCGCACTACCCAGCCGTTTGGCCTGTTACACGGCGGGGCTTCGGTGGTACTGGCCGAGTCGATGGGTTCAATGGCGGGTTATCTGTGCACCGAAGGGGAACAAAAGGTGGTGGGGCTGGAGATTAACGCCAACCACCTGCGCGCGGTATTTAAAGGGCAGGTGCGCGGGGTTTGTCGTGCGTTACACGCTGGCCGCCGCAATCAGGTCTGGCAGATCGAGATCTTCGACGATCGCGATCGCCTGTGCTGTACCTCGCGGCTGACCACGGCTGTATTGGAGTAA
- the sufD gene encoding Fe-S cluster assembly protein SufD has product MAGFPTNSNSRALQQLYSLFEARGGERSAHALAHWQQVLRQGWPTRKQENWKYTPLEGLLEQQFLEPAENVFSAEQRDKLALKIDAYCLVFVDGRLCPQLSDEDLGDYRLTRVAYDAALTLPEPIQPEIFLHLTESLAQETSVISLAAGKTPVKPLYLLHISTGREQPGEVNTLHHRHHLEIASGARASVIEHYASVSAAAHFTGARLTVTVGDNAELHHCKLAFESQASYHFAHNDLMIGRDARVKSDSFLLGAGLTRHHTSAQLNGEGSNVVINSLVLPVGKEVCDTRTYLEHNKGYCESRQLHKTVVSDRAKAVFNGMIKVAQHAIKTDGQMNNHNLLLGKVAEVDTKPQLEIYADDVKCSHGATVGRIDEEQLFYLQSRGIDKHAAQQMIIFAFAAELTEGIADPIIRELVLARIADRLPQEAA; this is encoded by the coding sequence ATGGCTGGCTTTCCGACCAACAGTAATTCACGGGCATTACAGCAGTTGTACAGCCTGTTCGAAGCGCGCGGCGGCGAGCGTTCTGCGCATGCGTTAGCCCATTGGCAGCAGGTTTTGCGCCAAGGCTGGCCGACTCGCAAGCAGGAAAACTGGAAATATACTCCGCTGGAAGGCTTGCTGGAGCAGCAGTTTCTGGAGCCTGCGGAGAACGTGTTCAGCGCGGAGCAGCGCGACAAACTGGCGTTGAAGATCGATGCGTATTGCCTGGTGTTTGTCGATGGGCGCTTATGTCCACAACTGAGCGATGAGGATCTTGGCGACTACCGGTTGACCAGGGTGGCCTATGATGCGGCACTAACGTTGCCGGAACCGATCCAACCTGAAATCTTTCTGCATTTGACCGAAAGCCTGGCGCAGGAAACCAGCGTGATTAGCCTGGCGGCGGGCAAAACTCCGGTTAAACCGCTCTATCTGTTGCATATCAGCACCGGTCGCGAGCAGCCCGGAGAAGTGAATACGCTGCATCACCGGCACCATCTGGAGATTGCGAGTGGTGCACGAGCTTCGGTCATCGAACACTATGCCAGCGTCAGTGCTGCGGCTCATTTCACCGGTGCGCGCCTGACCGTGACGGTGGGCGATAATGCCGAGCTGCATCATTGCAAACTGGCGTTTGAGAGCCAGGCCAGTTACCACTTTGCCCATAACGACCTGATGATAGGCCGCGACGCTCGAGTTAAAAGCGATAGCTTCCTGCTGGGAGCTGGGCTGACTCGCCACCACACCAGTGCGCAGCTAAACGGTGAGGGGAGCAATGTGGTAATCAATAGTTTGGTGTTGCCGGTGGGTAAAGAGGTGTGCGATACCCGTACCTATCTGGAACACAACAAAGGCTACTGCGAAAGCCGCCAACTGCACAAAACGGTGGTCAGCGATCGGGCCAAAGCGGTGTTTAACGGCATGATCAAGGTCGCGCAGCACGCGATCAAAACCGACGGCCAAATGAACAACCACAACCTGTTGTTGGGCAAGGTGGCGGAGGTCGATACCAAACCGCAGTTGGAAATCTACGCCGATGATGTCAAATGCAGCCACGGTGCCACCGTGGGCCGCATCGATGAAGAGCAGCTGTTCTATCTGCAATCGCGCGGTATTGATAAGCACGCGGCGCAGCAGATGATCATCTTTGCCTTTGCCGCTGAACTGACGGAGGGCATTGCCGATCCGATCATACGGGAGTTGGTGCTGGCGCGTATCGCCGATCGTTTACCCCAGGAGGCGGCATGA
- the sufA gene encoding Fe-S cluster assembly scaffold SufA, with protein sequence MHTEDVGTFSLADNVWQGISLSDSAVKQIIRLMQQDAQVKGLQLGVKQSGCAGFAYVLDLTREPASDDLLFERDGAKLFVPLKAMPFIDGTTVDFVREGLNQMFKFNNPKAQNACGCGESFGV encoded by the coding sequence ATGCATACGGAAGATGTTGGTACTTTTTCCTTGGCAGACAACGTCTGGCAAGGCATTTCGCTGAGCGACAGCGCGGTGAAGCAGATAATCAGACTCATGCAGCAGGATGCCCAGGTGAAAGGGTTGCAACTCGGCGTCAAACAATCTGGCTGTGCGGGCTTTGCCTACGTACTGGATTTGACCCGCGAACCAGCCAGCGACGATCTGTTGTTCGAACGTGACGGGGCCAAGCTATTCGTGCCGCTCAAAGCGATGCCGTTTATCGATGGCACCACGGTAGATTTTGTTCGGGAAGGGCTGAATCAGATGTTCAAATTTAATAACCCTAAAGCTCAGAACGCCTGCGGATGCGGTGAGAGCTTTGGCGTTTAA
- the ydiJ gene encoding D-2-hydroxyglutarate dehydrogenase YdiJ, translating to MIPQISQAPGLVQRVLDFLAALKQSGFNGDTATSYADRLTMATDNSIYQLLPDAVVFPRSTADVALIARLADEERFKALTFSPRGGGTGTNGQALNTGIVVDMSRYMNRILDINVEQGWVRVEAGVIKDQLNQYLRPFGYFFAPELSTSNRATLGGMINTDASGQGSLVYGKTSDHVLGLRAVLLGGEMIDTRVMPTPLAETIAQEDTPEGRIYHTVLNRCREQRALILEKFPKLNRFLTGYDLRHVLSDDLQTFDLTRILTGAEGTLAFITEARLDITPLPKVRRLVNVKYDSFDSALRNAPFMVEAKALSVETIDSKVLNLAREDIVWHSVSELITNVPDKEMLGLNIVEFAGDDKELIDGQMEALCERLDDLISEQQAGVIGYQICGDLTGIERIYNMRKKAVGLLGNAKGQAKPIPFAEDTCVPPQHLADYITEFRQLLDSHNLSYGMFGHVDAGVLHVRPALDMCDPQQEVLMKQISDQVVALTAKYGGLLWGEHGKGFRAEYSPEFFGEELYEELRRIKAAFDPLNRLNPGKICPPLGVDAVMMKVDAVKRGTLDRRIPIDVRTSFRGAMECNGNGLCFNFDVHSPMCPSMKITANRIHSPKGRAALVRAWLRLLAEQGVDPVALEKQLPQQRLSFRTLVEKTRNSWHAGKGEYDFSHEVKEAMSGCLACKACSTQCPIKIDVPGFRSRFLQLYHTRYLRPMRDYMVAGVESYTPLMAKAPKVFNFFFKQPWVRELSRNSIGMVDLPLLSSPTLRQQLSGHSAFSMTLEQLEALSESQREQHVLVVQDPFTSYYDAQVVADFVRLVEKLGYKPVLLPFSPNGKAQHIKGFLTRFAKTARKTADFLNRVAKLGMPMVGVDPALVLCYRDEYQEILGAERGSFQVQLVHEWLQKLLAERAEQPATGEAWYLFGHCTETTALPASTQQWADIFARFGAKLENVSVGCCGMAGTYGHEAKNLQNSLGIYELSWHQALQRLPRQRCLATGYSCRSQVKRIEGNGVRHPLQALLEMIA from the coding sequence ATGATCCCACAAATTTCTCAGGCACCCGGCCTCGTTCAACGGGTGCTGGACTTTTTGGCCGCGTTAAAACAGAGCGGATTCAACGGCGATACCGCCACTAGCTATGCCGATCGGCTGACGATGGCGACGGACAACAGCATTTACCAATTGTTGCCCGATGCGGTGGTGTTTCCTCGCTCAACCGCCGATGTGGCGTTAATCGCCCGGCTGGCCGACGAAGAGCGCTTCAAGGCACTGACCTTCAGCCCGCGCGGTGGCGGCACCGGCACCAATGGACAGGCACTTAACACCGGCATAGTGGTTGATATGTCGCGTTACATGAACCGCATTCTGGACATCAACGTCGAGCAGGGTTGGGTGCGGGTAGAAGCTGGGGTGATTAAAGACCAGCTCAACCAGTATTTACGACCGTTCGGCTATTTCTTCGCGCCGGAGCTTTCCACCAGCAACCGAGCTACCCTTGGCGGTATGATCAATACCGACGCGTCTGGCCAGGGTTCGCTGGTGTACGGCAAAACTTCAGACCATGTGCTGGGGCTGCGGGCGGTGTTGCTGGGGGGCGAAATGATCGACACCCGCGTCATGCCGACGCCGCTGGCGGAAACGATTGCCCAGGAAGATACGCCAGAGGGGCGGATCTACCACACCGTGCTGAACCGTTGCCGCGAGCAACGGGCGCTAATCCTGGAGAAATTCCCCAAGCTTAACCGCTTCCTCACCGGCTACGATCTGCGCCACGTGTTGAGCGACGATCTGCAAACCTTCGATCTGACCCGCATTCTGACCGGTGCCGAAGGGACCTTGGCCTTTATCACCGAAGCGCGGCTGGATATCACACCGCTGCCGAAGGTGCGACGCCTGGTAAACGTCAAATATGACTCTTTCGATTCGGCCCTGCGCAATGCGCCCTTTATGGTGGAAGCCAAGGCGCTGTCGGTGGAAACCATCGACTCCAAGGTGCTGAATCTGGCCCGCGAAGATATCGTCTGGCACTCGGTCAGTGAACTGATCACCAATGTGCCGGATAAAGAGATGCTCGGGTTGAACATCGTTGAGTTTGCCGGTGATGATAAGGAACTGATCGACGGCCAGATGGAAGCGCTGTGCGAGCGTCTGGACGATCTGATCTCCGAGCAGCAGGCTGGCGTGATCGGTTATCAGATTTGCGGCGATTTGACCGGCATTGAACGCATCTACAATATGCGCAAAAAGGCGGTTGGGCTGTTGGGTAACGCCAAAGGGCAGGCCAAGCCCATCCCGTTTGCCGAAGATACCTGCGTGCCGCCGCAGCACCTGGCCGATTACATTACCGAGTTCCGCCAACTGTTGGATAGCCATAACCTGAGCTACGGTATGTTCGGCCACGTTGATGCAGGGGTGCTGCACGTGCGCCCGGCGTTGGATATGTGCGATCCCCAGCAAGAAGTGCTGATGAAGCAAATCTCTGACCAGGTGGTGGCGTTAACCGCGAAGTATGGTGGCTTGCTGTGGGGGGAACACGGGAAGGGCTTCCGAGCGGAGTATAGCCCGGAGTTCTTCGGCGAGGAGCTTTATGAAGAACTGCGCCGCATCAAGGCCGCATTTGATCCGCTCAATCGCCTCAACCCGGGCAAAATCTGCCCGCCGCTGGGCGTTGATGCCGTCATGATGAAAGTGGATGCGGTGAAACGCGGCACACTGGATCGTCGCATTCCGATTGATGTCCGCACCTCATTCCGTGGTGCGATGGAGTGTAACGGCAACGGACTCTGTTTCAACTTTGACGTGCACAGCCCGATGTGTCCGTCGATGAAGATCACCGCTAATCGGATCCACTCGCCGAAAGGCCGTGCGGCTCTGGTGCGCGCATGGTTACGGTTATTGGCAGAGCAGGGCGTCGACCCCGTCGCGCTGGAAAAGCAGTTGCCGCAGCAGCGCCTCAGCTTCCGCACCCTGGTCGAGAAAACCCGTAATAGCTGGCATGCAGGCAAGGGTGAATATGACTTCTCCCATGAGGTCAAAGAAGCGATGTCTGGCTGCCTGGCCTGTAAAGCCTGTTCGACCCAGTGCCCGATCAAGATCGACGTGCCGGGCTTCCGTTCGCGCTTCCTGCAGCTTTACCACACCCGCTATCTGCGCCCGATGCGTGACTACATGGTTGCTGGCGTCGAGAGCTATACCCCGTTGATGGCCAAAGCGCCGAAGGTGTTCAACTTCTTCTTCAAGCAGCCATGGGTGCGCGAACTGAGCCGCAACAGCATCGGCATGGTGGATTTACCGCTGCTTTCCAGCCCAACGTTACGCCAACAACTGTCGGGCCATAGCGCGTTCAGCATGACGCTTGAACAGTTGGAAGCATTGAGCGAAAGCCAGCGGGAACAGCATGTGCTGGTGGTGCAGGATCCGTTTACCAGCTATTACGATGCCCAGGTCGTGGCAGACTTTGTACGGCTGGTGGAAAAGCTGGGCTACAAGCCGGTGCTGTTGCCGTTCTCACCGAACGGCAAGGCACAGCATATCAAAGGCTTCCTGACGCGCTTTGCCAAAACGGCGCGCAAGACTGCGGACTTCCTTAACCGGGTAGCCAAACTGGGGATGCCGATGGTGGGTGTCGATCCGGCGCTGGTGCTATGTTACCGCGACGAGTATCAAGAAATTCTCGGGGCCGAACGGGGGAGTTTCCAGGTGCAACTGGTCCATGAATGGTTGCAAAAGTTGCTGGCAGAACGTGCGGAACAGCCTGCCACCGGGGAAGCCTGGTATCTGTTTGGCCACTGTACCGAAACCACCGCATTACCGGCGAGTACCCAGCAGTGGGCTGACATCTTTGCCCGTTTTGGCGCCAAGTTGGAAAACGTCAGCGTGGGTTGCTGTGGCATGGCGGGCACTTACGGTCACGAAGCCAAGAATCTGCAAAATTCGCTGGGGATTTATGAGCTATCATGGCATCAGGCGCTACAACGTTTGCCAAGGCAACGCTGTCTGGCGACCGGTTATTCTTGCCGCAGCCAGGTTAAACGCATTGAAGGCAATGGCGTGCGGCATCCATTACAGGCACTTCTGGAGATGATTGCGTGA
- the sufC gene encoding Fe-S cluster assembly ATPase SufC, with protein MLSIKNLHVSAEGNEILKGLSLDIKPGEVHAIMGPNGSGKSTLSATLAGREEYEVTAGEVTFKGKDLLELAPEDRAGEGVFLAFQYPVEIPGVSNHFFLQTSVNAVRNYRGQEALDRFDFADFIEQKIELLNMPADLLTRSVNVGFSGGEKKRNDILQMAALEPELCILDETDSGLDIDALKIVANGVNSLRDGKRAFIIVTHYQRILDYIKPDYVHVLSQGRIVKSGDFSLVKQLEEQGYGWLSDQQ; from the coding sequence ATGTTAAGTATCAAGAATTTGCACGTCAGCGCCGAAGGAAATGAAATCCTCAAAGGGCTGAGCCTGGACATCAAACCGGGCGAAGTGCACGCCATTATGGGGCCCAACGGTTCCGGCAAAAGCACGCTTTCCGCCACGTTGGCTGGCCGGGAAGAGTATGAGGTCACCGCAGGTGAAGTGACGTTTAAAGGCAAAGATCTGTTGGAACTGGCTCCTGAGGATCGGGCCGGTGAGGGCGTATTCCTGGCGTTCCAGTACCCGGTAGAGATCCCCGGCGTCAGCAACCATTTCTTCCTGCAGACCTCGGTGAATGCGGTGCGTAATTACCGTGGCCAAGAGGCGCTGGATCGCTTCGACTTCGCTGACTTTATCGAACAGAAGATTGAGTTGCTGAATATGCCAGCGGATTTGTTGACCCGTTCGGTCAACGTCGGTTTTTCCGGCGGCGAGAAGAAACGCAACGACATCCTGCAAATGGCCGCGCTGGAGCCAGAGCTGTGCATTCTGGATGAAACGGATTCTGGGCTGGATATCGATGCCCTGAAGATCGTCGCCAACGGCGTCAATTCGCTGCGTGACGGCAAGCGCGCCTTTATTATTGTCACCCACTATCAGCGCATTCTCGATTACATCAAACCGGATTACGTTCACGTGCTTTCCCAGGGGCGCATCGTGAAGTCCGGTGATTTCTCATTGGTGAAACAGTTGGAGGAGCAGGGCTATGGCTGGCTTTCCGACCAACAGTAA